The Phyllostomus discolor isolate MPI-MPIP mPhyDis1 chromosome Y, mPhyDis1.pri.v3, whole genome shotgun sequence genome includes a window with the following:
- the ASMT gene encoding acetylserotonin O-methyltransferase produces the protein MGSPSEQDALSLLDQCSCGFMVSQVLFATCELGVFDVLAEAPEALGSDAVATRLGASSRGTELLLDACVSLKLLQVETRGGKALYQNTELSSTYLVRSSPRSQHNMLLYLARTTYLCWAHLAQAVREGRNQYRKAFGVPSDELFSAIYRSEDEQLQFMRALQDIWSVQGRGVMAAFDLSPFPLICDLGGCSGALAKECVSLYPGCRVTVFDIPAVVRMARKHFPLLQEGRIGFQEGDFFSDPLPGADLYVLARVLHDWADEKCARLLARVHQVCKPGGGVLVIESLLDEDSRGPLTTQLYSLNMLVQTEGRERTPAQYRALLAAAGFRGVQCRTTWGLYGAILARK, from the exons ATGGGCTCCCCCAGTGAACAGGATGCTCTGAGCCTGCTGGACCAGTGCTCCTGTGGTTTCATGGTCTCCCAG GTTCTCTTTGCTACCTGCGAGCTGGGGGTGTTTGATGTCCTCGCTGAGGCCCCGGAGGCCCTGGGCTCGGACGCCGTGGCCACCCGTCTGGGCGCCAGCTCCCGGGGGACAGAGCTGCTGCTGGATGCCTGCGTGTCCCTGAAGCTCCTTCAGGTGGAAacgagaggaggaaaag cCTTATACCAAAACACAGAGCTCTCCAGCACTTACCTGGTGAGGTCCAGCCCCAGGTCCCAGCACAACATGCTGCTGTACTTGGCCCGGACGACCTACCTGTGCTGGGCGCACCTGGCCCAGGCCGTGAG agaggggaggaacCAGTACCGCAAGGCCTTTGGGGTTCCCTCGGATGAGCTCTTCAGTGCCATCTACAG GTCCGAGGACGAGCAGCTGCAGTTCATGCGAGCCCTGCAGGACATCTGGAGCGTCCAGGGGAGGGGCGTCATGGCCGCCTTCGAcctgtcccccttccccctcaTCTGTGACCTCGGGG GCTGCTCCGGGGCTCTGGCCAAGGAGTGCGTGTCTCTGTACCCCGGGTGTCGGGTGACCGTCTTCGACATCCCGGCAGTGGTGCGCATGGCGAGGAAGCACTTCCCGCTCCTGCAGGAAGGACGCATCGGCTTCCAGGAAG GAGATTTCTTCAGCGACCCCCTTCCCGGTGCAGACCTGTACGTCCTGGCCAGGGTCCTGCACGACTGGGCCGACGAGAAGTGCGCACggctgctggccagagtccaTCAGGTTTGCAAGCCGG GAGGTGGCGTCCTGGTCATCGAGAGCCTGCTGGACGAGGACAGCCGGGGCCCGCTGACCACGCAGCTGTACTCGCTGAACATGCTGGTGCAGACGGAGGGCCGGGAGCGGACCCCTGCCCAGTACCGCGCTCTGCTGGCGGCCGCCGGCTTCCGGGGCGTCCAGTGCCGGACGACCTGGGGCCTCTACGGTGCCATCCTGGCCAGGAAGTGA